A window of Roseburia hominis A2-183 genomic DNA:
ACATTTCTGTTGTTTTTACAACAAAAAGTCGAAAGGACGAAAAATAATGCAAACTTTCCAAGGATACGATGCCCTCTTGCAGGCCTCTCCCGTTTTTTATGATATTGCACCCGAAGAAATCCATGCCATGCTCGACTGTCTGTCGGCAAAGACCCTCTCCTATCCAAAGGGCAGCTTTCTCTTTCACTACGGCGACCATCTGGATTCTCTCGGTCTTGTGGTAGAAGGATGTGTGGATGTCATGAAGGAGGATTTCTGGGGCAACACAAATCTGATGACCCGCTGCCGCCCCGGAGACATCTTCGGAGAATCTTATGCCATCCGTACAAACTGTGCGCTGGAAGTCAGCCTCTACGCCGAGCAGAATTCCACTGTGCTCTACTTAAACGTCTCAAAAATGATGACGCTCTGCTCCCGCGCATGTGAATTCCACAACCAGCTCACAAGAAATCTGCTCTCCGTTCTCGCCGAGCGCAATTTCCAGCTCGGACAGAAATTAGAGCACATGACCAAGCGGACCACCCGTGAAAAGCTTCTCTCCTATCTGTCGAGCGAGGCGCGCAGATCCGGAAGTTCGTCTTTTGATATTCCCTTTAACAGACAACAGCTCGCCGACTATCTCTCCGTAGACCGGAGCGCCATGTCGAACGAGCTGTGTCATCTAAGAGACGAGGGTCTCATTTCTTTTCAGAAGAACCACTTCACGGTGCAATTCCCTTCGTCTTGAGGAAATCCACCCAGATTCCGTATTTCGAGCCGTACAGATGCAGATTGTCAAACGTGAGATCCGCTCTTAAGTTTCCGTCTGCATCACATACGACATCATTCACATCAATGTAAAAAATAGTCTGATTATCCGCAAGTTCCGCAATTCTCATATTGCGTTCATTGATTCCCTGATTGTTAAAAATTTTGTCCGAGTCGGACTTGGCCTTTGCAACCCGCATGATACCCTGCACATAGATGATCGCATCGGGCTGGAGTTCTCTAAATTTCTGAACCGACTGCGCGTACTGCTCCATAAAACCGTCCAGGGTTCCTCTTCCCATCTCATTGATGCCGATCTGGAAATAAATTTTGCCAAACTGCCGTCTGGAAAGCGCATCCTCAAGCGTGGTCTTCTCCCCGTCCACCTCACAGAACTTTTCCGTCCACATATCGTAGATTCCAAGCCCTGTGGACGCGTAAAAGGTCGCATTGTCCAGCCCGCCGTAATCGCGCAGCCCCACAGTTCTCGAATCCCCGATAAAGACCGCGTCG
This region includes:
- a CDS encoding Crp/Fnr family transcriptional regulator; amino-acid sequence: MQTFQGYDALLQASPVFYDIAPEEIHAMLDCLSAKTLSYPKGSFLFHYGDHLDSLGLVVEGCVDVMKEDFWGNTNLMTRCRPGDIFGESYAIRTNCALEVSLYAEQNSTVLYLNVSKMMTLCSRACEFHNQLTRNLLSVLAERNFQLGQKLEHMTKRTTREKLLSYLSSEARRSGSSSFDIPFNRQQLADYLSVDRSAMSNELCHLRDEGLISFQKNHFTVQFPSS
- a CDS encoding GDSL-type esterase/lipase family protein, giving the protein MRKLLKCPVTVALLILWAALSVVGYLGKDTIYKNYTVDIRTTPYFVLVFDGLHDGIFPWSHVGAPDGIGENGKLPSILLPGESVSDTELAGGTETVGETETEEAPHTREFCMVDDDWFDDAVFIGDSRTVGLRDYGGLDNATFYASTGLGIYDMWTEKFCEVDGEKTTLEDALSRRQFGKIYFQIGINEMGRGTLDGFMEQYAQSVQKFRELQPDAIIYVQGIMRVAKAKSDSDKIFNNQGINERNMRIAELADNQTIFYIDVNDVVCDADGNLRADLTFDNLHLYGSKYGIWVDFLKTKGIAP